One region of Ferrimicrobium acidiphilum DSM 19497 genomic DNA includes:
- a CDS encoding aldo/keto reductase, whose protein sequence is MTKYIGGEFAIGGSLRVGRLGYGAMQITGPGVWGPPKDRDEVKRVLRRAVELGVTLIDTADSYGPYVSEELIHEALHPYSAELAIATKAGLVRTGPGEWVPVGRPAYLRQEAEMSLRRLGVERLDLFQLHRIDPEVPLAEQIGLLAELQAEGKVDRIGLSEVSVLEIKEAQSYASIDSVQNLYNLANRQSEEVLDYCEAAGIAFIPWFPIQTGALAEGDGALGDVARELGAKPAQIALAWLLAKSPVMLPIPGTSSVAHVEENIAAADITLSDDQFARLAAIAS, encoded by the coding sequence ATGACAAAATATATTGGTGGAGAGTTTGCGATTGGCGGATCGTTGCGTGTTGGCAGGCTCGGTTACGGCGCCATGCAGATCACGGGTCCTGGTGTCTGGGGACCGCCTAAGGATCGCGATGAGGTGAAACGAGTGTTACGTCGCGCAGTTGAGCTAGGAGTAACATTGATCGATACCGCTGACTCCTACGGTCCCTACGTTAGCGAGGAGCTGATACACGAAGCGCTGCACCCTTACTCGGCAGAGCTAGCGATCGCTACCAAAGCTGGGTTGGTACGCACCGGTCCCGGTGAATGGGTTCCGGTTGGACGGCCCGCGTATCTACGCCAGGAGGCCGAGATGAGTCTTCGCAGACTCGGGGTCGAACGGCTTGACCTCTTTCAGCTGCATCGCATCGATCCGGAGGTTCCATTGGCAGAGCAGATCGGCCTCCTGGCCGAACTCCAGGCCGAGGGCAAGGTCGATCGGATCGGTCTCTCGGAGGTCTCCGTCCTCGAGATCAAGGAGGCACAAAGCTATGCGAGTATCGACTCGGTGCAGAATCTCTACAACTTGGCAAATCGTCAGTCAGAAGAGGTGCTTGACTACTGCGAAGCAGCAGGTATCGCCTTCATCCCGTGGTTTCCGATCCAGACTGGGGCACTCGCTGAAGGCGATGGCGCCCTTGGAGATGTGGCACGTGAACTAGGTGCCAAGCCTGCACAGATCGCACTTGCTTGGCTCCTGGCTAAGTCACCAGTCATGCTTCCGATTCCCGGAACCTCGAGCGTGGCTCATGTCGAGGAGAATATAGCTGCTGCTGACATTACGCTATCTGACGATCAGTTTGCTCGTTTGGCTGCGATTGCCTCTTAA
- a CDS encoding S53 family peptidase — protein MKVWMVVKGYLGVFLASVLVASGMLAVQQRTLLASMRQPVAPATMTVEFDVVLKPRNEASLLANAWARSQQPPGHYLTPAQFGRDYAPSPVIQDMVSDYFHEYGMKTGAVWPGGLVMPVTGTVAQATAALGVAFDRARLSGGRSVAVADTYPAKLSSSIDGHIAGITGLFANGYFPVASRKAKGVPRIRSAAGASTISCSGLRRDNSPRLGYAPAVVARYYHLPRSITRHSVTVGIAEFADVTSAASTALGASLLRYARCVGEPLHLATVAVDGGSGNAGRSHLEEAALDIETLLSYAPGVHLLVYTASSGNANALYLRMVSQDKASILLTTWGTCEANTPPQQLSIEQLAFAQAALQGQTVVAASGDDGSSDCLATGHNAGLAVDNPASQPMVTGVGGEEFTSALDAKTTPSVWNDATYSGASGGGLSQVFSEPSYQRGVYSEVGRAALHCRLQSGCRLVPDVAMIAVGAKIDVPGRGWTLLGGTSLAASVFAAGLADLESHANVRLGLVNPWLYSLDARTGVFTSVQRGGNDFRRLHPGQFRVTGRYSLATGLGSPNFALLMDALKRRIQPQVPQPYAWVRSRMTFHLRELLERF, from the coding sequence GTGAAGGTGTGGATGGTGGTAAAGGGTTACCTCGGCGTCTTTCTTGCTAGTGTGCTTGTGGCCTCTGGTATGCTCGCTGTTCAACAACGCACCTTGTTGGCATCGATGCGTCAGCCCGTTGCACCCGCGACGATGACTGTGGAGTTCGATGTCGTGCTGAAACCAAGAAATGAAGCCTCGCTGCTCGCCAACGCATGGGCTCGTTCGCAGCAGCCTCCTGGTCATTATCTCACTCCAGCCCAGTTTGGCCGTGACTACGCTCCGTCTCCTGTGATCCAGGATATGGTAAGTGACTATTTTCACGAGTATGGCATGAAGACTGGAGCGGTATGGCCTGGCGGTTTGGTGATGCCTGTTACCGGGACGGTGGCCCAAGCCACGGCCGCCTTGGGTGTAGCCTTTGATCGAGCACGACTCTCGGGAGGCAGGAGTGTTGCAGTAGCCGACACCTACCCGGCCAAGCTGTCGAGCTCGATCGACGGACATATCGCTGGAATCACCGGCCTGTTTGCGAATGGCTACTTCCCGGTAGCGTCCCGGAAGGCTAAGGGAGTACCTAGGATCCGGAGTGCTGCTGGAGCATCGACAATATCGTGCTCTGGCCTTCGCCGAGATAACTCACCAAGGCTGGGCTACGCGCCAGCGGTAGTTGCACGCTACTACCACCTCCCACGTTCAATAACACGGCATTCGGTTACGGTTGGCATCGCCGAGTTTGCTGATGTAACGAGCGCTGCATCGACTGCGCTCGGCGCGAGCCTGCTCCGCTATGCCCGGTGTGTTGGTGAACCACTTCATCTTGCGACCGTCGCCGTCGATGGAGGTTCTGGCAACGCTGGCCGCTCCCACCTTGAGGAGGCAGCGCTCGACATAGAGACTCTCCTTAGCTACGCACCAGGTGTACATCTTCTCGTGTATACGGCCAGCTCCGGCAATGCCAACGCACTCTATCTCCGAATGGTGAGTCAAGACAAGGCAAGTATTCTCCTTACGACCTGGGGGACGTGTGAGGCGAACACCCCTCCTCAACAGCTCAGTATCGAACAGCTGGCCTTCGCCCAGGCGGCATTGCAGGGGCAGACGGTCGTGGCTGCGAGCGGTGACGACGGGTCATCAGACTGTCTTGCTACCGGGCACAACGCTGGACTTGCCGTGGATAACCCAGCGTCGCAGCCTATGGTGACCGGAGTAGGCGGCGAGGAGTTCACCTCCGCACTTGATGCCAAGACCACTCCGTCTGTCTGGAATGATGCCACCTACTCCGGGGCCAGTGGAGGAGGGCTATCTCAGGTTTTTAGTGAACCGTCGTATCAGCGTGGTGTCTATTCAGAGGTTGGACGGGCTGCTCTTCACTGTCGACTCCAGTCCGGATGTCGTCTCGTCCCGGACGTGGCGATGATCGCGGTAGGTGCCAAGATCGATGTCCCTGGGCGTGGATGGACCTTGCTTGGAGGGACAAGCCTAGCCGCCTCCGTCTTTGCCGCCGGGTTGGCTGATCTAGAGTCGCATGCCAACGTGCGGCTTGGCCTCGTTAATCCATGGCTCTACAGTCTTGACGCTCGCACCGGCGTTTTTACCTCTGTGCAACGCGGAGGTAACGACTTCCGTCGCCTTCATCCTGGTCAGTTTCGCGTGACTGGGCGCTACAGCTTAGCGACTGGACTCGGGAGCCCAAATTTTGCGCTACTCATGGATGCCCTCAAACGTCGAATCCAGCCGCAGGTACCACAACCGTATGCATGGGTTCGTAGTCGAATGACGTTTCACCTGCGCGAGTTACTGGAACGGTTCTAG
- the rmuC gene encoding DNA recombination protein RmuC: MVYIAVLLALIVGVLVGYLIGHRHRRDDAGLLSECSQLRQELETKSQSLAESMQDKARLEERLSAAAIIREELDRSIEYVHSLLETKVSTAMQGYTEELAARAEKTFSSTAKTSFEQLVQPVDEELKRLNTELRDLQDNRRQQFGALGKSLEDLMTIHLPQLRQQTDSLVKALRQPAVRGGWGEIQLRRVIELAGMTRYCDFEEQPTFSGDAGRSRPDVVIHLPGDRCIAVDAKAPLDAFLRMTEADSDEKRLEFRLAHARQLDSMVHDLASRRYAERLHNSLDFVVLFLPGEAFLSEALAAQPSLFEDAFSQSVIIASPATLLPLLKAVAFGWRSEALEQNAAQIAAIGRDLYQRLSTFRDHLAKMGGGLASAVKAYNDGVGSLDRRVLPSARRFLDHGIEGKEGGLEELDTVSESLRLVDPTPSDQ, translated from the coding sequence ATGGTCTATATCGCGGTGCTCCTCGCACTCATAGTAGGAGTTCTCGTCGGCTACCTCATCGGCCACCGTCACCGACGTGATGACGCTGGTCTGTTGAGTGAGTGTAGCCAACTCCGGCAGGAGCTTGAGACCAAGTCGCAATCGCTAGCCGAATCGATGCAGGACAAAGCTCGTCTTGAGGAGCGACTAAGCGCCGCCGCCATCATCCGGGAGGAGCTTGATCGATCGATCGAATACGTTCACAGCCTCCTCGAGACGAAGGTCAGTACGGCTATGCAAGGCTACACCGAAGAGCTTGCCGCACGTGCGGAGAAGACCTTTTCGTCGACTGCAAAGACCTCCTTTGAACAGCTAGTACAACCCGTCGACGAGGAACTCAAGCGTCTCAATACCGAACTGAGAGACCTGCAAGATAACAGAAGACAACAGTTCGGGGCGCTCGGCAAGTCACTTGAAGATCTAATGACGATCCACCTCCCACAGTTGCGACAACAGACAGACAGTCTGGTCAAGGCGCTTCGACAACCGGCAGTACGAGGTGGTTGGGGGGAGATCCAACTCCGTCGCGTCATCGAGCTTGCTGGCATGACTCGCTACTGTGACTTTGAGGAACAACCGACCTTCAGTGGTGATGCGGGCCGTAGTCGCCCCGACGTCGTCATCCATTTGCCAGGTGATCGATGTATCGCAGTCGATGCCAAGGCGCCTTTAGATGCCTTTCTCCGCATGACCGAGGCCGACAGCGACGAGAAACGACTCGAGTTCCGGCTAGCGCATGCCCGTCAACTCGATTCGATGGTCCATGACCTCGCCTCGCGTCGTTATGCCGAGCGTCTCCACAACAGTCTTGACTTCGTGGTGCTCTTCCTTCCTGGCGAGGCCTTTTTGAGTGAGGCGCTTGCAGCCCAACCTTCGCTGTTCGAAGATGCATTCTCGCAATCGGTGATAATCGCGTCGCCAGCAACGCTCCTTCCACTTTTAAAAGCTGTTGCCTTCGGATGGAGGTCAGAGGCACTCGAACAGAATGCTGCACAAATCGCCGCAATTGGCCGTGACCTCTACCAGCGCCTCAGTACCTTCCGCGACCATCTTGCCAAAATGGGTGGCGGACTCGCCTCTGCCGTCAAGGCTTACAATGACGGCGTTGGCTCGCTTGATCGCCGCGTTCTACCGTCCGCTCGCCGCTTTCTAGACCATGGCATCGAAGGCAAAGAGGGGGGACTCGAGGAGCTCGATACCGTTAGCGAGTCGCTGCGCCTAGTGGATCCAACACCATCCGATCAGTAG
- a CDS encoding MFS transporter encodes MSDSQAAGTGRTLLIGDLLTKDLAVSVLATSMASIPAFLVGALAVEIRQSFPITTSELGLAVTSYYLGAASWAVPSGRVAERLGGVRVLKFTPVVGSILLATIALFSSSWWLLALLLFPCGMVSAATATASNLFLARRGKPGRQGATFGIKQAAVPFASLLGGLAVPALGLTVGWRWAFALAALLSIATAILVPRPNQPRSKLSRQHVGAPPVIDKLAITLLAIGIGLGVFSASGMAAFLVSGSVHAGISKSAAGLVAALAGAATVIVRITTGFLADRRGSSHFSVIAIMMVIGAIGYATLALAQHLGIAALLVPGAVVALGIGWGWNGLFNFAVIDKHRATPARATGMTQLGGRLGGMLGPTVIGVLIDRFSYSTGWMAAAATCAMAAVAVVLGSRLLERKTT; translated from the coding sequence ATGAGCGACTCGCAGGCCGCAGGGACTGGGCGTACACTCCTCATTGGCGATCTGCTCACCAAGGACCTGGCCGTCTCCGTCCTGGCCACCAGCATGGCCTCCATTCCTGCCTTCCTAGTCGGCGCGCTCGCCGTTGAGATACGTCAATCCTTCCCCATAACAACGTCTGAACTCGGGCTGGCGGTCACAAGCTATTACCTTGGCGCCGCCTCATGGGCGGTCCCCTCCGGGCGTGTTGCAGAGCGGCTAGGTGGGGTACGCGTCCTGAAGTTCACCCCCGTGGTCGGGAGCATCCTGCTTGCAACCATCGCTCTATTCTCATCCTCGTGGTGGCTGCTCGCCCTCCTACTATTCCCTTGTGGTATGGTTAGCGCAGCAACCGCAACCGCCTCTAATCTCTTTTTGGCTAGGAGAGGTAAGCCTGGCAGGCAGGGGGCTACCTTCGGCATCAAGCAGGCTGCGGTTCCTTTTGCCTCCTTGCTTGGCGGACTCGCCGTACCAGCTCTTGGGCTGACCGTCGGATGGCGATGGGCCTTTGCTCTCGCCGCCCTCCTCTCGATCGCCACCGCCATACTGGTACCTCGGCCAAATCAGCCGCGATCCAAGCTCAGTCGACAGCATGTTGGAGCTCCACCAGTCATTGACAAACTCGCTATCACGCTATTAGCCATTGGCATAGGACTCGGGGTATTCAGCGCCTCCGGGATGGCAGCCTTCCTAGTCTCTGGTTCGGTCCATGCGGGCATCTCCAAGAGTGCGGCTGGTCTGGTTGCTGCGCTGGCGGGCGCTGCGACCGTGATTGTACGGATCACCACTGGCTTTCTCGCTGACCGTCGAGGCTCTTCGCACTTCTCGGTGATCGCCATCATGATGGTGATCGGGGCCATCGGCTACGCCACTCTTGCCCTTGCTCAACACCTTGGGATCGCGGCACTCCTGGTGCCGGGCGCCGTCGTCGCACTCGGCATTGGATGGGGATGGAACGGCCTGTTCAACTTTGCCGTGATCGATAAGCACCGTGCTACGCCAGCGCGAGCGACCGGAATGACTCAGCTCGGTGGACGTCTTGGTGGCATGCTAGGCCCGACCGTGATCGGCGTATTGATTGACCGTTTCAGTTATAGCACCGGTTGGATGGCGGCGGCGGCCACCTGTGCGATGGCCGCCGTTGCTGTAGTACTAGGCAGTCGCCTGCTCGAACGCAAAACGACCTAA
- a CDS encoding ferritin-like domain-containing protein, giving the protein MEISEAELKAKIVELDEIHHDVSLPAMQEGASEWAERVAAERAQVEAGSRLNRRTFLLGVGATVGAGALLAACGSNSSVAKSSSSSAAPTLSPSTLTDLHVAALAASLESLGIYAYTAGINAAKAGKLGSVPPAVVVFAETARAQHKEHGAAWNAILRSAGKPAVTTTDPVLTPVVNKDFASVTNTVDLAKLALEIENIAGETYLSAIGVLTEPVAIRTAASIEPVEMQHSAILNFVLGTYPVPNAFEPTSLARPTSDYGKL; this is encoded by the coding sequence ATGGAGATTAGCGAGGCTGAACTCAAGGCCAAGATTGTGGAACTTGATGAGATTCATCACGACGTCAGCTTGCCGGCCATGCAGGAGGGGGCGAGCGAATGGGCGGAGCGAGTCGCAGCAGAGCGTGCTCAGGTTGAGGCGGGATCGCGGCTTAATCGGCGCACCTTTCTACTCGGGGTCGGTGCTACCGTTGGAGCTGGTGCGCTGTTGGCGGCGTGTGGTTCTAACTCGTCAGTTGCCAAGTCTTCTTCGTCCTCGGCTGCGCCAACGCTATCGCCATCTACCTTGACTGACCTCCATGTAGCTGCGTTGGCGGCGAGCCTCGAGAGCCTCGGGATCTATGCCTACACCGCTGGTATAAATGCTGCAAAGGCCGGAAAACTTGGCAGCGTGCCTCCGGCCGTTGTCGTATTCGCAGAGACAGCTCGCGCACAACACAAGGAACATGGAGCGGCCTGGAATGCTATTTTGCGTTCTGCGGGTAAACCAGCGGTTACGACGACCGACCCAGTGCTGACGCCGGTTGTCAACAAGGACTTCGCTTCGGTTACCAACACCGTCGATCTCGCGAAGTTAGCGCTCGAGATCGAGAATATTGCAGGTGAGACCTATCTGTCGGCAATTGGTGTCCTGACGGAGCCTGTCGCGATAAGGACGGCGGCAAGCATAGAGCCTGTTGAGATGCAGCACTCTGCGATTCTCAACTTTGTACTTGGGACATATCCGGTGCCAAACGCGTTTGAGCCCACCTCCTTGGCTCGGCCGACATCGGACTACGGCAAACTATAA
- the cobI gene encoding precorrin-2 C(20)-methyltransferase has protein sequence MDSQRTAELYGVGLGPGDPGLVTLAAMSVLETAEIIIAPSSHPESMGRAEYIVHTLLPDREVIRIPMQMASGSEGIDRRLHAVRETIRELRPRLTSAAMSAFVTLGDPLLYSTFSLVVEAVVCEQLPIAVRVIPGVPAFLALASLVTTNLLDNDERLHLVPATGDPGHLEHLLEDRESVLVIYKLSSNFAMLRAMIAQAGRQKGAMVGLELGTDRMQVLTLSEAPDKVPYFATIIVPVQRRSA, from the coding sequence GTGGATTCACAACGAACTGCCGAGCTCTATGGTGTTGGTTTGGGCCCTGGTGACCCTGGGCTCGTCACCCTCGCCGCCATGAGTGTTTTGGAGACTGCTGAGATCATCATTGCTCCATCGAGCCACCCCGAGAGCATGGGCCGAGCGGAGTACATTGTCCACACCCTGCTACCCGATCGAGAGGTGATCCGGATCCCAATGCAGATGGCCAGTGGCTCTGAAGGAATTGACCGCCGCCTCCACGCTGTGCGAGAGACGATACGTGAACTTCGTCCAAGACTCACGAGTGCTGCGATGAGCGCCTTTGTGACACTTGGAGATCCGCTCCTCTACTCAACGTTTTCACTTGTTGTTGAGGCTGTCGTGTGCGAACAGCTCCCAATTGCGGTTCGAGTGATCCCCGGTGTCCCGGCATTTTTAGCACTGGCGAGCCTGGTAACGACTAACTTGCTCGACAACGACGAACGTCTCCACCTCGTTCCGGCTACCGGCGACCCTGGCCATCTTGAACACCTGCTCGAAGATAGAGAGTCGGTGCTGGTGATCTACAAGCTTTCGTCGAACTTTGCGATGCTTCGCGCGATGATTGCACAGGCTGGCAGACAGAAGGGAGCCATGGTAGGTCTGGAGCTAGGAACGGATCGGATGCAGGTGCTTACTCTCTCCGAGGCCCCTGACAAGGTTCCATATTTCGCGACCATCATCGTGCCAGTTCAAAGGAGGTCAGCGTGA
- a CDS encoding ferritin-like domain-containing protein, whose translation MTKDTFDPRPLNELIEQSSDIQSDAMRDAREGLAEAVELGKELRSHGELDPYEAEAVAEQRRSMLRTGLFGAGALAAAGFGAALLSLESTPAFASTPTDVQILQSNASIEVLAVNTYKTALTLPYIGGTSANGVVKAFAETTMHQHEQHLSAFNAAVKSLGGTPQNSADPALVPVVKAAVAKITGAEGVVALALELEQAAAETYVKATGVITSKSARTLTASVMGVEAQHASILLAVQALLKANAPQLIALPPNAAALPAAAGSIGFPNAFYPTAGARPLAEGAVK comes from the coding sequence GTGACCAAAGATACATTTGACCCACGTCCATTGAATGAACTCATTGAGCAGTCGTCAGATATTCAGTCGGACGCCATGAGGGATGCCCGTGAGGGTCTTGCGGAGGCGGTTGAGCTCGGTAAAGAGTTGCGTAGTCACGGTGAGCTCGACCCTTATGAGGCCGAAGCGGTGGCAGAGCAGAGGCGGAGTATGCTCCGTACCGGACTATTCGGCGCTGGAGCCTTGGCTGCAGCTGGTTTTGGGGCAGCACTCCTTAGCCTTGAGTCGACTCCTGCGTTCGCATCTACCCCGACGGATGTGCAGATTCTCCAGAGCAACGCCTCGATTGAGGTGCTGGCGGTAAACACCTATAAGACGGCGTTAACGTTACCCTATATCGGTGGTACAAGCGCAAATGGAGTGGTCAAGGCGTTCGCAGAGACCACTATGCACCAGCATGAACAGCATCTGAGTGCCTTCAATGCGGCGGTGAAGTCACTGGGGGGTACCCCGCAAAATAGCGCTGATCCAGCGCTTGTTCCGGTAGTAAAGGCGGCAGTTGCAAAGATCACCGGTGCCGAGGGGGTCGTGGCGCTTGCACTCGAGCTAGAGCAGGCAGCTGCTGAGACCTATGTAAAGGCTACCGGCGTTATCACCTCCAAGAGCGCGAGAACTCTTACCGCCTCGGTCATGGGGGTAGAGGCGCAGCATGCATCGATTTTGCTTGCCGTGCAAGCGTTGTTGAAAGCCAATGCTCCTCAACTTATAGCTCTCCCTCCGAACGCTGCCGCGCTGCCAGCGGCTGCTGGATCGATCGGATTTCCAAACGCCTTCTACCCGACGGCCGGCGCACGCCCGCTTGCAGAGGGAGCAGTTAAATGA
- a CDS encoding cobalamin biosynthesis protein CobD/CbiB, which yields MVVLGAMVLDELVGDPTNRWHPVRWLGVGLSWLEGSVYSDSRSRGAVFFALALTPSLLLPTVFSPGGRLLETVGLWFTIGGRSLTREAEEVARLLELDDLAAARCRLRHLVGRDVEDLGPEEIARATIESVAENTTDAVVGPLLWYAVGGLSGAMTFRSINTLDAMVGHKTSRYQRFGFVSAKADDLAACPASLLGLALCWTLSNREGRQRMVSAMARSQLHPSLNAGLIEAAFAGVLGAELGGVNCYHGISVQTPRFEVGPQPGVGTIRHASRLSRRVAWGSALVAMLAIAAAD from the coding sequence ATGGTTGTGCTCGGAGCTATGGTGCTCGATGAGCTAGTCGGCGATCCCACGAACCGTTGGCACCCCGTTCGATGGCTAGGGGTGGGTTTGAGCTGGTTAGAGGGTAGTGTCTATTCCGATTCGCGGAGTCGTGGTGCCGTGTTCTTTGCACTGGCGCTAACTCCGTCGTTACTACTTCCCACCGTGTTTAGTCCAGGCGGTCGCCTACTCGAAACCGTTGGACTCTGGTTCACCATCGGTGGCCGATCGCTGACTCGCGAAGCCGAGGAGGTTGCTCGTTTGCTTGAGCTCGATGATCTGGCTGCGGCGAGATGCCGACTCCGGCATCTGGTTGGCAGAGATGTTGAGGATCTCGGGCCCGAAGAGATTGCTCGTGCGACGATAGAATCTGTCGCCGAGAATACCACTGATGCTGTAGTCGGTCCGTTGTTGTGGTATGCGGTGGGCGGTCTAAGTGGGGCGATGACATTCAGGAGCATCAATACCCTCGATGCCATGGTAGGACATAAGACGAGTCGGTATCAGAGGTTTGGGTTTGTCTCTGCTAAGGCTGATGACCTAGCGGCTTGCCCAGCATCTCTGCTGGGGCTTGCCCTGTGTTGGACACTTTCTAATAGGGAGGGCCGCCAGCGGATGGTATCTGCCATGGCACGTTCGCAGCTACACCCGTCGCTGAATGCTGGGCTGATCGAGGCGGCGTTTGCCGGTGTGCTTGGCGCTGAACTCGGAGGTGTGAACTGCTACCACGGTATATCGGTGCAGACGCCTCGGTTCGAGGTAGGTCCACAACCGGGGGTCGGAACTATCCGGCACGCGAGCCGACTATCGCGGCGAGTCGCTTGGGGTAGTGCACTTGTGGCCATGCTTGCTATCGCCGCTGCTGATTGA
- a CDS encoding bifunctional adenosylcobinamide kinase/adenosylcobinamide-phosphate guanylyltransferase — protein sequence MSTTLVLGGTRSGKSAFAESLLDNQPAVHYIATLESSSDPEFIRRVARHQERRGPRYSVLELEEPRDLVRLLAFDDHPVLLDSVGTWLARLDVCDEESLSMLTQQLIATLRVRRNPLVIVSEEVGLAVHPTTAVGRCFVDALGSINQALTLVSTHVFLVVAGIPLPLHGFREHS from the coding sequence GTGAGTACGACCTTGGTCTTGGGCGGAACACGCTCTGGAAAGTCGGCCTTTGCCGAGTCGCTCCTTGACAACCAGCCTGCGGTGCACTACATCGCCACTCTGGAGTCCTCTTCTGACCCTGAATTTATACGCCGCGTCGCTCGCCATCAGGAGCGTCGTGGACCCCGCTATTCAGTGCTCGAACTCGAAGAACCGCGTGATCTAGTGCGACTGTTGGCCTTTGATGACCACCCGGTACTGTTGGATTCAGTCGGAACCTGGTTGGCACGACTCGATGTCTGCGACGAGGAGAGCTTGAGTATGCTGACCCAGCAACTAATCGCGACGTTACGCGTTCGACGTAATCCCTTGGTGATCGTCTCTGAAGAGGTAGGGCTGGCTGTTCATCCAACGACGGCGGTCGGTCGCTGTTTTGTGGATGCCCTTGGATCGATCAACCAGGCATTGACTCTGGTATCAACCCACGTCTTTCTGGTGGTGGCTGGCATTCCGCTCCCGTTGCACGGCTTTCGTGAGCACTCCTAG
- a CDS encoding cupredoxin domain-containing protein has translation MRQLRVIIFTGVMLVLGGLVLAACGSNASSVGASNLHPGPSSSGRSATIVISNFQFIPDQVVVHQGEEIIVHNEDSVGHTLTANNGSFGTGVISPGHTVHFIIHDKPGTYPFLCRIHQFMTGTIVVVK, from the coding sequence ATGAGGCAGCTTAGAGTGATCATCTTTACGGGAGTCATGCTTGTATTAGGTGGCCTGGTACTTGCAGCATGCGGATCCAATGCATCTAGTGTTGGTGCTTCCAATCTCCATCCTGGCCCATCTAGTTCGGGAAGGTCGGCGACCATTGTTATTAGTAACTTCCAATTCATCCCTGATCAAGTGGTCGTCCATCAGGGCGAAGAGATAATCGTTCACAACGAGGATTCTGTTGGCCATACCCTCACCGCTAATAATGGAAGCTTTGGCACCGGAGTGATTTCACCAGGGCACACGGTTCATTTCATCATCCATGACAAGCCAGGAACCTATCCATTCCTATGTCGTATTCATCAATTTATGACAGGAACCATTGTTGTTGTGAAGTAG
- a CDS encoding DUF962 domain-containing protein, with translation MDDEFWLRYLRAHSRRPTRVLHYVGSTLAVLALVRARRPRDLLVVPLAGYLPAWFAHLCIERNRPETFSHPFASLFADYRMLMLVATGRLGPQLERARTSPALGE, from the coding sequence ATGGACGACGAATTCTGGCTTCGGTATCTACGAGCCCATTCGCGTCGTCCGACGCGCGTTCTCCACTACGTTGGATCGACACTGGCGGTGTTGGCGCTAGTGCGAGCACGACGTCCACGAGATCTTCTTGTTGTCCCCTTGGCAGGCTACCTGCCTGCCTGGTTCGCCCACCTATGCATCGAACGCAATCGACCAGAGACGTTTTCGCATCCGTTTGCGTCACTGTTCGCTGACTATCGAATGCTCATGTTGGTGGCGACTGGACGTCTCGGCCCTCAGTTAGAGCGCGCTCGCACCTCGCCTGCCCTAGGCGAATGA
- a CDS encoding adenosylcobinamide-GDP ribazoletransferase, with product MDELMRRVLEGARGAVAFMTLIPLGGTLNAVSLVVIPLTGLIVGGASLVGFWIGDRSGSTLVGAVVALIVDAAMTRGLHYDAVADTADGLAGFVERERRLAIMDEPTVGAFAVLALIVVVLVRISAWSTIGFPAFLIGIFVLSRCMMALSMMWFPLAKESSLARVFASQRRHWIVWFLLLEGLLAVGAMIVLGTPMMLLALVFGALCGLGVLAFAIHHLRGITGDVVGAVGLVAETGMLLAVAVMRIHG from the coding sequence GTGGATGAGTTGATGCGACGAGTGCTCGAAGGCGCACGAGGAGCCGTCGCCTTCATGACGCTTATCCCGCTTGGAGGGACTCTCAACGCTGTGAGTCTTGTCGTGATCCCACTGACCGGGCTGATCGTAGGTGGTGCATCCCTGGTGGGATTCTGGATTGGGGACCGATCGGGTTCCACGCTCGTTGGAGCCGTCGTCGCGCTCATCGTGGATGCGGCGATGACCCGAGGACTCCACTATGACGCGGTCGCAGATACTGCAGATGGCCTAGCAGGCTTTGTTGAGCGCGAACGTCGCCTTGCAATCATGGATGAGCCAACGGTTGGGGCATTCGCAGTCTTGGCCCTGATCGTCGTCGTCTTGGTTCGGATATCGGCCTGGTCAACCATTGGGTTTCCAGCCTTTCTGATCGGGATTTTCGTGCTCAGTAGGTGCATGATGGCGCTCTCTATGATGTGGTTTCCGCTTGCTAAGGAGAGTTCACTCGCCCGAGTTTTCGCCTCTCAACGCCGACATTGGATAGTCTGGTTCCTACTCTTGGAGGGGTTGCTGGCAGTTGGTGCCATGATAGTGCTTGGTACACCTATGATGCTGCTCGCGTTGGTGTTCGGTGCCTTGTGTGGACTTGGAGTACTCGCGTTCGCGATACATCACCTTCGGGGAATAACCGGTGACGTGGTTGGTGCAGTGGGCTTGGTTGCCGAGACCGGGATGCTTCTAGCCGTGGCAGTGATGAGGATTCATGGTTAG